DNA sequence from the Antarctobacter heliothermus genome:
GTCGCCAATGTCGGTTCTCCGTCAGAAGAGCCAGACTTTGTCACTTCTCTCAAGCAGCTCAGTGATGAGGTGCCGAATTGCGGAGCGGCGTCTTTGATTGTGAGTTGGTTTGGCGACGACTTGCGATGCGGCCATTGTACGATCCGCCCGAAGGTGGAACAGACAGAGTACGAAGCCAAGTCCATGCCGTGGTCTGTCGCGGGAGTTGACCGGAGCGCGGCGCTGACGATTCCGCAACAGGACGGACGCCCGGTATATGGGGGCACGCCGACCGACGAGTCGGTGATCCAGTCAATCCTTAAGATGCAGGCCGAAGGTCTGTCTGTAATGTATTACCCGTTCATTCTGATGGATCAGGTGGAGGACAATGGGTTGTCTGATCCCTGGAATGTAGGGGAGGAGCAACCGAAATTGCCGTGGCGTGGACGGATCACGTTGAGCGTCGCCCCGGGTCAACCCGGTTCGCCGGATCAAACCGCGGTTGCGGATGATGAGGTCGCCGCCTTCTTCGGCACGGCCTCTGCAGCGGATTACTTCTTGGATGAAGGGATAGTCAGGTACAGCGGCCCAAATGAGTGGGGCTACCGGCGCTTCATCCTGCATCAAGCAGCCCTTTGCATGGCGGCAGGTGGTGTCGAGGCGTTCTGTATCGGATCGGAAATGCGGGGGCTGACCCAGATCCGCGGGGCAAACGGCTTTGCAGCTGTTTCAGCACTCCAAAGCCTGGCGGCAGAGTGCCGGGCGCTGTTGGGGCCATCGGTTAAGATCGGCTATGCGGCGGATTGGTCCGAATATTTTGGGTATCATCCGCAGGATGGCTCAGGAGATGTGTATTTCCACCTCGATCCACTTTGGGCGGACGCTGAGATCGACTTCATCGGGATAGACAACTACATGCCTTTGTCGGACTGGCGCGATGGTGCGGATCACGCCGACGTTGATTGGGGGGCGGTTCATGACCTTGGCTATCTTCGGTCTAATGTAGAAGGCGGAGAAGGGTTCGACTGGTACTATGCCTCGGATGAGGACCGGGATGCACAGGTCCGCACGCCAATCTCAGATGGCGCGCATGGTGAACCGTGGGTCTGGCGCGACAAGGACATCCGCAATTGGTGGGGCAATGCTCATCATGAACGGATCGGCGGTGTTCGACAGGGCGTATCGACGGTATGGCAACCTGAGTCCAAACCGATTTGGTTCACCGAACTGGGTTGTGCTTCCATCGACAAGGGCACCAATCAACCCAACAAGTTCCTGGATCCGAAGTCCTCGGAATCCGATCTGCCGAATCATTCAAATGGTTTGCGGGATGACCTTATTCCGCTGCAATACCTGCGGGCACAATTGGGTTACTGGGGTGAGGCAGCGCACAATCCGGTGTCTTCGGTTTATGGCGGGCACATGTTGGACCTTGCTCGGTGTTTTGTCTGGGCCTGGGACGCGCGGCCATACCCATGGTTCCCTGCCAATGAAGACATCTGGTCGGATGGGCCAAACTACAGATGCGGTCATTGGCTGAATGGACGTGCGTCGGGCCGTAGCCTTGCGTCCGTCGTCAAGGAAATCTGTGCGCGTGTTGGATTGTTGGAGGTCGATACCAGCGGGCTGCACGGGTTTGTGCGTGGCTATATCGTGTCTCAGGTGACAGACGCACGGCGCGCGCTGCAACCCCTGATGCTGGCCTATGGGTTCGACGCAATCGAACGAGACGGGACACTGGTCTTCCGGATGCGGAACGGAACGAAAGCGGTCGATCTTTCCCGTGAGTCGTTTGCGGTAAGCGAAGAGGTCGACGGCGACCTGTTGGAGACGCGTGCCTCTGAGGCGGAAATGGCCGGGCGTGTGCGCGTGCAATTCCTGTTGGCCGACGCGGATCATCAAGTCGTGTCGGAAGAAGCGGTCTTGCCGGATGAGGCGACCCATGCAGTGTCTGAGACGGACATGGCACTGGCATTGACACGCGGCGAGGGGCGGCAGACCGCGGAACGGTGGCTGGCTGAGGCGCGTGTTGCGCGGGACACGATGCGCTTTGCATTGCCGCCGTCGCAACTTGCGCTGGGCGCGGGTGATATTGTCCGGTTGCCGGTCGAGAGTGGGGGGACTCTGGCGCGGATCGACAAAGTCGAAGTCATGGAGCATCAGATCATCGACGCGGTGCGGATTGAACCCGAAGTTTTTCGGCCATCGGACATGCCCGAAGACGCGGCAACCGTTCGGCCTGTCACCCCCTCGGTTCCGGTGATGCCGGTCTTTATGGATTTGCCGCTGATGAGCGGGGATGAGGTGGCACATGCACCGCATCTGGCTCTGACAGCCACACCTTGGTCTGGCGCTGTCGCACTATACGGAGCAGCGCAGGATTCCGACTACACTTTGAACACGCTCATTGCGGGACAATCGGTTATCGGTTTGACTGAAACGGACCTTGTCGCAGCGCGGCCGGGCAAAATTGACCGGGGCGCAGCTTTGGAAGTCCGGCTGGCTAGTGGCAGTCTACAATCAATCAGCGATGCCGCACTGTTGTCTGGGGGCAACCTGATGGCGATCGGTGACGGAACACCGGGAAACTGGGAGGTGTTCCAGTTCAGGGATGCCGAGCTTGTATCGGAAGGACGCTGGCGTTTGTCCCACAGATTGAGGGGACAGGCGGGCAGCGACGGGCTGGTGCCAGCGGTCTGGCCGGCGGGATCCTTGGTGGTTTTGCTGGATGGAACCCCGGCGCAGATTGGATTGAAACCGCTGCAACGCGGTCTGGATCGGCACTACAGGGTCGGACCGGCGTCGCTCTCCTATGACCATGCGGTCTATGAGCATTGCGTTCATGCTTTCGATGGCAACGGATTGCGGCCTTACCGTCCCGTGCACCTGCGGGTTGCCGACCATGCCGGTGATCTTGCGTTCAGCTGGATACGGCGGACGCGGATAGATGGGGACGGCTGGGACCTTGCGGAGATTCCGCTTGGCGAAGACAGCGAAGCCTACAGGGTTCAAGTCCGGCAGGGCGCAACCGTATTGCGCGATGTTACGGTTGATACGCCATTCTGGGCCTATGGTGCAGCGGATCAGTCGGCCGATGGCGTGGTCGGTGGGTTTATCGTGGCGGTCGCGCAAATGTCTGAGCGCTACGGTCCCGGTCCCTGTGCCGAACTTGAGATCGTACAATGAAGCCGGTCTTGCCCGGCGACGTGAGTGCGGCGGCGCGGATGCTGTTAACCGTGCCGCCCCATGTACGCATGAAACGCGCCGAGCGGTTGATTGATGAGGCCCGCGCAGCGGATGCGCATTGCCGGCGGACTGGTCGGGCACATCCAAGGTGGGGCAACGGAACATTGATGGCTGCGGCCCACGGGCATCCGATGGGGCAAGAGGTGTGTTTTGACGATCCAGACTACCTAGATTGCCAACTGGCCATCCTGCACGCCTTGCGCGCCTTTCATCAGCTAGAAGCGCAGGAAATGCAGCGACGTGCCGTGGGATTCAGTTCTAACCGTTTGACAGCGATGTCGTCGCCGCACGCCTCGCAATAGCCGAACGCGCAGTCGTCGAGACGCATCAGCTTCGCCGCCAGCGCATTGCGGCGTGGCTGCGTGGCTTTTGCCATTGATTGGTTCAAAAGCGCGTCCTGTAACGCTCGGTCATAGAGCCATCCAATTCCGGCATGACCCACATCACAGATTTGCGTTTCGATCCCTATAGCCTATCTGATAGGCTCACGGCGTCAAAGGAGGACAGCCATGGCTGAAACGCGCACGCAACTGGCGGAACTGGACCCGGTTTGGGCCCGTATCCGCAGCGAGGCAGAACAGGCGGTGATTGATGAGCCGCTGCTCGGCGGTCTGGTGCACTATTCTATTCTGCATCACCCGTCGATTGAACGGGCATTGAGTTACCGTATGTCACTGAAACTGGCGAACGGCGAAATGTCCGAACAGATTCTGCGGGAAATCTGTGACGAAGCCTATGGTCGTGCGCCGGAATTGGCGCTGTCCGGACGCGCAGACATCACGGCGACCTATGAACGTGACCCGGCCTGCCACCGGTTTCTTCAGCCGATGCTGTTCTTCAAGGGCTTTCAGGCGGTGCAGGCGTACCGTGTGGCGCATTGGCTGTGGACCGAAGGCCGCAAGGATCTGGCCTATTTCTTTCAGATGCGCAGTTCCGAGGTTTTTGGCATCGATATTCATCCGGCGGCCCGGATCGGCAAGGGCATCATGATCGACCACGCCCATTCGATTGTGATTGGTGAGACAGCCGTGGTCGGAGACAATGTGTCGATGCTGCATTCGGTCACGCTTGGCGGCACCGGCAAGGAAGAAGAGGACCGCCACCCCAAGATCGGCGACGGCGTTCTGATTGGTGCGGGGGCCAAGGTGCTGGGCAACATCAAGGTGGGCAACTGCTCGCGCATTGCCGCCGGGTCCGTCGTGCTGAAAGACGTACCACCCTGCAAGACTGTCGCTGGCGTTCCGGCCAAGGTGGTTGGTGAGGCCGGATGTGATCAACCCTCGATCAGCATGGATCAGCTTTTTCGTGGCGGTTGAACAGCTCGCCGAACATCCCGGTTGAGACAGCGACGGCGCCCGAAGGGGCGCCGTTTCTTGTTGTGACA
Encoded proteins:
- the cysE gene encoding serine O-acetyltransferase gives rise to the protein MAETRTQLAELDPVWARIRSEAEQAVIDEPLLGGLVHYSILHHPSIERALSYRMSLKLANGEMSEQILREICDEAYGRAPELALSGRADITATYERDPACHRFLQPMLFFKGFQAVQAYRVAHWLWTEGRKDLAYFFQMRSSEVFGIDIHPAARIGKGIMIDHAHSIVIGETAVVGDNVSMLHSVTLGGTGKEEEDRHPKIGDGVLIGAGAKVLGNIKVGNCSRIAAGSVVLKDVPPCKTVAGVPAKVVGEAGCDQPSISMDQLFRGG
- a CDS encoding TraR/DksA family transcriptional regulator, giving the protein MAKATQPRRNALAAKLMRLDDCAFGYCEACGDDIAVKRLELNPTARRCISCASS
- a CDS encoding baseplate multidomain protein megatron; the protein is MATILLSAAGAALGSSIGGSVLGLSMTAVGRFIGASIGRGLDQRLLGAGSEAVETGRIDRFRLTGAGEGAPIAQVYGRMRTGGHVIWATEFKERVRESGGGGKGAPAQPTIREYSYSVSLALALCEGEITAVNRVWADGVEIAIKDLDMRVYTGSQDQLPDPKIEAVEGSGLVPAYRGTAYVVMEDLRLERFGNRVPQFSFEVARPDLSEDQVPSLIRGVAMIPGTGEYALATEPVYMKHAASAFDSLFGVGEDGKAVANVGSPSEEPDFVTSLKQLSDEVPNCGAASLIVSWFGDDLRCGHCTIRPKVEQTEYEAKSMPWSVAGVDRSAALTIPQQDGRPVYGGTPTDESVIQSILKMQAEGLSVMYYPFILMDQVEDNGLSDPWNVGEEQPKLPWRGRITLSVAPGQPGSPDQTAVADDEVAAFFGTASAADYFLDEGIVRYSGPNEWGYRRFILHQAALCMAAGGVEAFCIGSEMRGLTQIRGANGFAAVSALQSLAAECRALLGPSVKIGYAADWSEYFGYHPQDGSGDVYFHLDPLWADAEIDFIGIDNYMPLSDWRDGADHADVDWGAVHDLGYLRSNVEGGEGFDWYYASDEDRDAQVRTPISDGAHGEPWVWRDKDIRNWWGNAHHERIGGVRQGVSTVWQPESKPIWFTELGCASIDKGTNQPNKFLDPKSSESDLPNHSNGLRDDLIPLQYLRAQLGYWGEAAHNPVSSVYGGHMLDLARCFVWAWDARPYPWFPANEDIWSDGPNYRCGHWLNGRASGRSLASVVKEICARVGLLEVDTSGLHGFVRGYIVSQVTDARRALQPLMLAYGFDAIERDGTLVFRMRNGTKAVDLSRESFAVSEEVDGDLLETRASEAEMAGRVRVQFLLADADHQVVSEEAVLPDEATHAVSETDMALALTRGEGRQTAERWLAEARVARDTMRFALPPSQLALGAGDIVRLPVESGGTLARIDKVEVMEHQIIDAVRIEPEVFRPSDMPEDAATVRPVTPSVPVMPVFMDLPLMSGDEVAHAPHLALTATPWSGAVALYGAAQDSDYTLNTLIAGQSVIGLTETDLVAARPGKIDRGAALEVRLASGSLQSISDAALLSGGNLMAIGDGTPGNWEVFQFRDAELVSEGRWRLSHRLRGQAGSDGLVPAVWPAGSLVVLLDGTPAQIGLKPLQRGLDRHYRVGPASLSYDHAVYEHCVHAFDGNGLRPYRPVHLRVADHAGDLAFSWIRRTRIDGDGWDLAEIPLGEDSEAYRVQVRQGATVLRDVTVDTPFWAYGAADQSADGVVGGFIVAVAQMSERYGPGPCAELEIVQ